The genomic region CCTATTTCGAGTACCCCGGCTGGAGGGGGCATCTGGCCAAGTTCAGCGTGGATCCCGAAAGTGGTGCAGTGGAAAGGTGTGACACAGACGACACAACCTGTTCGGAGTGGGGGGGCACGGGTGATGCGGGCTCGGCCCTCAATGACCAAACCTCCAGGACCGTTTACACCACGGTAGAGGACGGGGCCAACCCCACAAGAATTGCTTTCAGCAATGAAAATGTTTCAACGCTTAAACCCCAGCTTCTTGCCACCACGGACGACATAGATGCAAACGGCACACCTTACCAGGATGCAGACGCCCTGGCCGTCATAGGTTTCATCTTGGATCCAGGGTTTGCCGGAGGAATATATGCCGGCACCAGGGACCCCTCTTGGAAACTGGCCGATCTTTACCACACAAGGCCTGTGGTTGTGGGCAAGCCGCCTTTTAACTTCACCTTCAACGATTACCCAACATTCAAGTCCACGTACGCAGAGAGGGATACCACCGTTTATGTGGGCAGCAACGGCGGTATGCTCCACGCCTTCAGGGCCCGCTACTACGCCGAGTGTGACAGCGCCCATTCAGGGACTGAACTTTGCGATGACAGCGGGGAGGAAAGGTGGGCGTACATACCCAAGATGGCTCTTCCCAACTTGAAGAACTTGAGGGTCGAGCACCAGTTCTATGTGGATTCTCCGCCTACAGTTTCAGATATTTACGCAAGCGGCGGGGGTTCCACGGTCTTTTCCAATCCAGGATGGTACACTGTGCTCGTAAGCGGCATGAGGGAAGGAGGCAGGGGATACTTTGCCCTGGATGTGACAGACCCGTCTGATCCTAAGATTCTCTGGGAGTTCACAGATAATCATGGTGACAACAACATGGGCTATACATGGTCGGTCCCGGCCATAGGAAGGGTGAAGGTGGGAAACAGCGACAAATGGGTGGCCATAGTGGGAGGAGGATGGACAGACCCCGGAGTTTCCGCCAACAACAATGTGGGTAACCGCCTTTACATGATAGACATAGAGACCGGCCAGCTTCTCAGAAGCGGTGCAAACTACGCGGAGTGGACCATAGGAGGGCCCACCAACAAAGTTCCATCCACCATCCGGGCCGTGGACATGGACGGAAACGGTTACATAGAAAAAATCTACTTTGGAGATACCTCAGGGGTCATGTGGAAAATGGACCTGACCGACACAGACATGGGAAACTGGACTCCCTGCAAGCTCTTTGATCCGGCAGCCCCACAGTGGCATACAGCCATCGGCTCTCCGCCGAGTCTTACTGCCAGGCCTATTTTTTACCCGCCTGCAGTGGCAAGAGGAGACAGCGGATATAACCTCGTTTTCTTCGGCACAGGTGACGAGATGCATCCCACAACCACAAACACCCAGGATTATTTCTTCGAGGTTGAAGACAGGGGGACTTTGGTTTCTGGGAGTCCTGCCACCTGTACCGGAAGAATAAACTGGGTCATTGAACTGCCATTGGGCGAGAAGGTGCTGGCCAGACCTTCGGTATTCAACAGGGTCGTGTATTTTACATCCTACTCGCCCTCTGGCCAGTGTGGGGCAGGCACCGGGTACCTCTGGGGTGTGACTATGTCCGAGGGCGTGGACAGCACAGAAGGGGGCCAGGCCGGGCTGGTATACGACTCAGCAGGCAACGAACTTCCCACTCCCATCATGAAAAGGGAGATCGGAGCTGGGGTGCCCACTGCTCCTCTTGTGACAAATGGAAATGTTTATGTGACTACCAGCAACCTGCCCCGTAATCCCCTGGAGGGGGAACCCCCCATCGTGCGCCAGAGGGTGCCTGGGCTGGGAGGTGCCATAAGGGGTTGGAGGGAGGTGTTCTAGCCTAATTGTCGGCCACATGGACGGCTGAGGGGGCACTTTATCCTAGAGTGAGCTCTTTCATGGCCGGGTTGAATTCGGGAGGGGGTTAGCCCCTCCCGTTTTTGTTTTTTGGCCCAAGCCCTCTTGAACCTAAATGCGCAGGAACTTCTCCGGTTGCGGCCCCTGAGGTCAGAGCTCCAGGCGAATGAATGAGGCCTGACAGACAAAAACGGCCCGCTGGCAAGGCGGGCTTTTTTTGGGGGTAGAAGTGAGGCTCAGGGCAGATTCAGATCCGAAGGTTCAAAGCCGGGTATGTTCTCCACCAGATAGACTTTGATCTTCTTCTTTAGCCTCTCTTCCAGCTGCCGTACCCTTTCCCTGGAGATACCCCACTTGCTGCCTATCTCCTGAAGCGTCACAGGAGTTTCGGCCAGAAGCCTGTTGTCCAGGATGTCCCTTTCTTTGTCGTTGAGTTGCTCTCTTATTTCACGCAGCTTTTGGTGGACCTGCTCTCTTAGCTGAGCGTCGGCCAGAAGGGTTTCGGAGCTTTGCTCCTGGGAGGCCAAAAAGTCCTTCTGGGTATAGCGGGAGCCCTCCTCCAGTGGTGTGTCTAGGGAGTACTCCCAGCTACCCATCCTCTGGTCCATCTCGATGACCTCATCCTCCCTCACCTCCAGCTTTTCGGCTATGAGACGGGGGGCGGGCTCAAAACCCAGACTGTCCAGCCTGTCTTTTTCCTTTTTGAGATTGAAGAAAAGCTTTCTTTGGGCCTGGGTGGTCCCTATTTTTATCAGACGCCAGTTGTCCAAAATGAACTTCAGGATGTATGCCTTGATCCAGTAAGAAGCATAAGAGGAGAGCTTCACCCCCCTGTATGGGTCGAATTTTCGCACAGCCTGCATGAGTCCCACGTTTCCCTCCTGGATCAGATCCAGAAGGCTTATCATCCAGTTCTTGTGGAACTCCATGGCGATCTTTACCACAAGCCTAAGATTGGACGTGATCAACTGGTAAGCGGCCAGCTTGTCACCATGTTGCTTGTAACGAATGGCAAGCTCCTGTTCCTCCTCACGGGAAAGAAGCGGATATTTTTGAATCTCCTGCAGATAAACCCTAAGAGGGTCATATTCCACCAACGCCCCATCCTCGGGGCGCACCACAAGATCCTCTTCCAGCTCCAAGGAGGGTTCCTCCTCCTGGGATTCCTGAACTTGAGATTCAAGAGGCTGCAAAACCTGGTCTTCTGCTTCCTGTATCATTGCTTTGACCTGTGCCTCAGAAGAGTTCCAGCTATTTCTTGGACTATAGCAGAGACCAGGCTCGGGTGTCAAAAGAATGGATATGCCATGGTTTTGATGCGCCAGGTGATCCAATGAACCTGCCTGCCTCCTCTCTTATGGCAACCCCCGTTTTCAGGCCAAACAAACCGAAACCTTTTCAGTTTCCCAACCAGCTCAATTTCCTAAGCGCCCTGGCCTCTATCTGACGTATCCTCTCTTTGGTCAGGCTGAAGAGCTGGCCTACCTCTTCCAGGGTGTGGGAGCTGCAAAGATCAATTCCGTATCTTAGCCTCAATATCACCTCGTCCCTCAAGGGGAGACTCTGCATGGCACCGCGCAGTTTCTTCTTTAGATCTTCCTGAATAATCCTTTGCTCAGGAAGAGGTTCGTTCTCCTCTGGTGTAACCTCCTGCAGGTCCATACCGTCTTCTGTCATGGGAGCATCCAGAGATATGGGCTCCTTCATCACCTCGCGCAGCATCGCCAATTCTGGATGTTCTTCCATGGGCTCAAAACCAAGGCCCTCTTCTTCTGTGGCCAGGCTCTCTTCTTCTGCTGCTAGGCTTTGCTCCCGCTGAACTCCACGAACATATTGCTGATATTTTTCCACCATGTGAGTGGGGATGCGTATGAGCTTTCCATGTTGCTGAATGGCTCTGAGCATGGCCTGCCTAATCCACCAGGTGGCGTACGTGCTGAATCGGTAACCCAATCTGTAATCAAACTTCTCCACGGCCCTTATGAGCCCTATGTTGCCCTCCTGAACTAGGTCCTGAATGGAAAGCCCTCTGCCCTGGTATCTGTTGGCCAGGAAGACCACCAGTCTCAAATTGGAGGTGATGAGCTTTTGCTTTATCTCTGCGGCCTCCCTCTCCAGAGCTGCTCTTTGTCTTTCAAGGCCAGAGTCCTCTTTCTTTTCCATTTGGCCAAGCAAAGCCTGGATTTCCTCCAATCTGCGGAAAAGCTCCATGCTCTGGGCGTGTGGAAGAAGAGGCACCCCGTTGACCTCCCTCATGTATTGCTGGAGACTGTAAGCAGAGGTGGCTGAGTCTTGCTGCAAGATACCAAGGCCTACTTCAGAGGCTTCTGTAGAACTATCTTCCCAAGCCTCCAGGCTCTCCAGCTCCGTCAATGTCTCTGCCATCAGAGTGCTTTTCATTTTTCGGCCTCCCGGGGTCCAGATTACCTTTCTCTCACCCCACTAATTAGACGTCTCAGAGATCCCCAGGATTCGGATAACAAAAATCATCTTTCCCGTTAGTGATCCAAAAGCAGATCATGGGTCCGGACAGTCGGCCTGGAGGCTTGAGTCCCAAGACTACGAGAACGTTTGGAACTTCATGTGCCCTGTGTCTTGTTGGGGGAGGCTTTTTCCCTGGACTTAGTCGTTGGATTCTTTGGGTCGGGCAGGATCATCCCAGTTCTGCCATCATGTGGCTCAGAAGAAGCCGGGCCCTATGGCGGAAGGTGTGGCGCGAGAGTACCTCTTTTCGGGCCAGATATGCCATCTGGGAGGCCTTGGCCGGGAAGTCAAGGCAGCGCCTTTTGGCCTCCAGGGCCTCATCCAGACTGCGAAAAGCCAGAACCCTATCTGGACCTCCCAGAATTTCTTCCAACTCGGGAGACCATTCGGCCACAATGGGGCGGCCGCACAGGGAAGCATCAAAGATTCTCTGGGATAGCCCCCCATGTGATTGAGGCTGTCGCAATTCCAGGACAAGAGAGCCATTTAGGTACACTTCTCTAAGCTGCGGCCCGTACCTAACGGGGCCGAGGTAGGGCACCTCCTTGAGCAACCCGGCCCAGCGCGGATCTCCGAACAAGGCTCCCTGGGGTCCAAGCACCTTTTCCACCACCTCCACCCTTTTCATCCTGCCTGCTTTGTGAAGGCAGCTTTTCACCCAGAGCCGCCAAAGCGGGTCCCTTCTGACTTGCTCCTGAGGCTTTCCTCCCAAAAACTCAGCCTGCTGCCATGCCATCTCCTCCATGGGGATCTCCATGTGAGTCTTGTGGATGCTCCAGAGAGCCTGGGCCGCATCCTGTATGTGCGGGCATGTTCTGGCAACCTCTTCCAGAAATGGATTGGGATGACAGGTTGAACCCACAAAGACCCCTCCTGGAAAGCGCCATTGCTCCGGCCGCCTTTGGGGATGAAAAACCGAGGGATCCGAGGCCAAGGGCAGGTGTGTCACAGGCAAAGGCCCATGGTGGGAAAAGAGCATGGAGAGGGCCCTGTCCCAACAAAATGCCAGGGTCCAGTTGGGATCGCAGGAGTCCGGAAAACCATAACCCTCTGGGTGATCCAGAAACCAGAAAACCCAGGGGATGGCCATGGTGCCCTGGAGATCCCTCAGGTGTTGAGCAAACTTCGGGTCTGCCCCCATATCCAGGGCCAAGACCGCCTCGGGCTCTCTCCTCTTGGGCCAAAGGCAAACAAGACCCGGAGATTCCATTGCGTCTTTGACAGAAATCTCCTCAACCAATACTCCCAGTTGCCTGAAGCTGTTTACCAGGGATGAATGGATGGAGGGAAGCACCAGTCCCTCGGGTCTTAATGCCAACAATCTAACCCGGTAACACCTAGGCAATAGCCTGATCCCGGCTGAAAAAGGCATGCAGCCGGGGCCTCAAAAGCCCCGGCCTTTTTCTTCGAGGCGGGCCGTATCAGCTCTCTTTGGACTGCTGGAGCTTGTCCTTGATCTCATCTATCCCGATATAGATGGCCAAGGCCCCTCCCAAGACCAAAACCAGGGGAACCGCACCGGCCAAAAGTTGGACAAAGTAACTCCACCAAACAACCAAGAGGACCACTCCCAAGATGGTAGCCACTATGCCGCCCACCAATGCCGCCATTTCTCATCCTCCTTTCCTACGCACCGAGTGTTTGACCTCTCCCGGAAAAAGACCAATTACGGCTATTCTAACGAGCCCCGGACAAATTGCAAGATCAGAATCCAAAAAAGAAACGGCTATGAGGCTATGGGCCTGGCATGGGCTTGAGGGAAGGGCTCTGAAAAATGCCAAGCTCAAACAAGGCAAGCCATATGGACAGGTTGGATATTGACTTTTGGACTCACTTGAAGTAAGTGATAAGAACTATTTGATAGATTAGGAGATTTTGTTTTGGATAGCATGTGGGCTTCGTGGAGGAGGGCTTTGCAGGCCGCTTCTTGTGCCGGTGGCTGGGCCTGGTGTTTTTTTCTGGGGATTTTCTTGCTGCTTTGGCCCCAATGGGCCATGGGGGAGGCCAGGGTGTTGGGGATTCGTAGCTGGTCTTCCCCATCATGCACCAGAGTGGTGGTGGATCTCTCTGAGGAGGTGAGCTTCAAGGAAGCCCTCGGGGAAAGGGAAGCCGAGTTGGTGTTGGAGTTCAAGGCGGTGTTAGCCCGCATGGAACCAGTGCAGAAAATTCAAGACAGCCTGGTGGCCGGGGTGACACTCAGCAGCACCGGCAATGGTACGGTCCTGCTTAAGCTCAGGAAAAAGAATCCTTCGTTTCGTCACACAGCCTTTCTGCTGCCTAGGGTAGATGGGCGGCCGGTGCGCCTGGTGGTGGACATTGAGAATCCTTCTGCCGGAAGAATGTTGCAGGAGAAAAGAAAGGCAATCCAGACAGAGAAGGGTGCCAAGGCCAAGGTGGTGGTCATAGACGCAGGACACGGCGGAGAGGACCCGGGGGCTGTGGGCTTTCGGGGCACTTACGAAAAACACGTTGTTCTTGCCATAGCCAAGGGGCTACAAGAGAGGCTCAACCAATCCAGGGGTGTCAGGGCATTTCTCACCAGGACAGGTGACTACTTCTTGGGCCTTCGCCAAAGGGTGGACATGGCAAAGGAGTACGGTGCGGATCTTTTCATCAGCATACATGCTGACTCATCTCCCAATTCTTCCACAAGAGGAGCATCTGCTTACTGCCTCTCTCTCACAGGAGCCACAGACGAGGCTGCCAGGATTTTGGCCGAAAAAGAGAACTCCTCTGATCTCATAGGTGGTGTCAAGCTAAGCGCAGACCACGACCTCAATACAATACTGGTGGACATGGTCCAGACACAAACCATAAACGACAGCTTGAGGCTGGGGGGGCTGGTGTTGGGTTCTCTCCAGACAATTCAAGATCTCAAGTTTTCCAGCCCCAAACAGGCTGGTTTCAGAGTGCTCAGGGCCCCGGATGTGCCATCGGTTCTGGTGGAGGTGGGGTTCCTGAGTAATCCGGAAGAG from bacterium harbors:
- a CDS encoding sigma-70 family RNA polymerase sigma factor — its product is MKSTLMAETLTELESLEAWEDSSTEASEVGLGILQQDSATSAYSLQQYMREVNGVPLLPHAQSMELFRRLEEIQALLGQMEKKEDSGLERQRAALEREAAEIKQKLITSNLRLVVFLANRYQGRGLSIQDLVQEGNIGLIRAVEKFDYRLGYRFSTYATWWIRQAMLRAIQQHGKLIRIPTHMVEKYQQYVRGVQREQSLAAEEESLATEEEGLGFEPMEEHPELAMLREVMKEPISLDAPMTEDGMDLQEVTPEENEPLPEQRIIQEDLKKKLRGAMQSLPLRDEVILRLRYGIDLCSSHTLEEVGQLFSLTKERIRQIEARALRKLSWLGN
- a CDS encoding glycosyltransferase, which produces MPFSAGIRLLPRCYRVRLLALRPEGLVLPSIHSSLVNSFRQLGVLVEEISVKDAMESPGLVCLWPKRREPEAVLALDMGADPKFAQHLRDLQGTMAIPWVFWFLDHPEGYGFPDSCDPNWTLAFCWDRALSMLFSHHGPLPVTHLPLASDPSVFHPQRRPEQWRFPGGVFVGSTCHPNPFLEEVARTCPHIQDAAQALWSIHKTHMEIPMEEMAWQQAEFLGGKPQEQVRRDPLWRLWVKSCLHKAGRMKRVEVVEKVLGPQGALFGDPRWAGLLKEVPYLGPVRYGPQLREVYLNGSLVLELRQPQSHGGLSQRIFDASLCGRPIVAEWSPELEEILGGPDRVLAFRSLDEALEAKRRCLDFPAKASQMAYLARKEVLSRHTFRHRARLLLSHMMAELG
- a CDS encoding RNA polymerase factor sigma-32; protein product: MELEEDLVVRPEDGALVEYDPLRVYLQEIQKYPLLSREEEQELAIRYKQHGDKLAAYQLITSNLRLVVKIAMEFHKNWMISLLDLIQEGNVGLMQAVRKFDPYRGVKLSSYASYWIKAYILKFILDNWRLIKIGTTQAQRKLFFNLKKEKDRLDSLGFEPAPRLIAEKLEVREDEVIEMDQRMGSWEYSLDTPLEEGSRYTQKDFLASQEQSSETLLADAQLREQVHQKLREIREQLNDKERDILDNRLLAETPVTLQEIGSKWGISRERVRQLEERLKKKIKVYLVENIPGFEPSDLNLP
- a CDS encoding N-acetylmuramoyl-L-alanine amidase, giving the protein MLLWPQWAMGEARVLGIRSWSSPSCTRVVVDLSEEVSFKEALGEREAELVLEFKAVLARMEPVQKIQDSLVAGVTLSSTGNGTVLLKLRKKNPSFRHTAFLLPRVDGRPVRLVVDIENPSAGRMLQEKRKAIQTEKGAKAKVVVIDAGHGGEDPGAVGFRGTYEKHVVLAIAKGLQERLNQSRGVRAFLTRTGDYFLGLRQRVDMAKEYGADLFISIHADSSPNSSTRGASAYCLSLTGATDEAARILAEKENSSDLIGGVKLSADHDLNTILVDMVQTQTINDSLRLGGLVLGSLQTIQDLKFSSPKQAGFRVLRAPDVPSVLVEVGFLSNPEEEARLKNPTFQARLAQAMAEAVCRFLGMDAAQPFLVKESLKEQPKSLSSKESKLRAPKKEHVVQPGQTLSAIATMYNTSVRELKSLNHIQEPSLLRPGQRIAIP